Proteins from one Gibbsiella quercinecans genomic window:
- the murB gene encoding UDP-N-acetylmuramate dehydrogenase — MHTESASLKDYNTFALPVNAAQLVIAETIEQMIKIWQQTQKRQQPLLILGEGSNVLFLEDFAGTVMVNALKGITIQEQEDAWHLHVSAGENWHQLVRQTLDAEIPGLENLALIPGRVGSAPIQNIGAYGLELKDVCEYVDLLDLNTGAIDRMSVERCGFGYRESVFKHQLKLGYIIVGVGLRLNKQWRPLLNYGDLTKLDPHTVTPHQVFEAVCQMRQSKLPDPRVTGNAGSFFKNPLISKEQAQRLLSEYPGIPHYPQANDQEKLAAGWLIDQCALKGQQIGGAAVHSKQALVLVNQNNASSQDVVALARHVRNTVAEKFAVWLEPEVRFIAASGEVDALEILS, encoded by the coding sequence ATGCATACTGAAAGTGCGTCTTTGAAAGACTACAATACTTTTGCGCTCCCGGTTAACGCAGCGCAATTGGTGATTGCCGAGACCATCGAACAGATGATTAAGATCTGGCAACAAACCCAGAAACGCCAGCAGCCGCTGCTGATCCTCGGTGAAGGCAGTAATGTCTTGTTTCTGGAGGACTTTGCCGGCACCGTGATGGTCAATGCGCTTAAAGGTATCACCATCCAGGAGCAGGAAGATGCATGGCACCTGCATGTTAGCGCCGGGGAAAATTGGCACCAGTTGGTGAGGCAAACGTTAGATGCAGAGATTCCCGGCCTGGAAAACCTGGCGTTGATTCCAGGCAGAGTCGGCTCTGCGCCTATCCAGAATATCGGTGCCTACGGTCTTGAACTGAAAGATGTCTGCGAGTATGTCGATCTCCTGGATCTCAACACGGGCGCTATCGATCGCATGAGCGTAGAACGCTGCGGGTTCGGTTACCGTGAAAGCGTGTTCAAGCACCAGCTCAAACTGGGTTACATCATCGTGGGCGTTGGGCTGCGTTTAAACAAACAGTGGCGCCCACTGCTGAATTATGGCGATCTCACCAAATTGGATCCGCATACGGTGACGCCCCACCAGGTATTCGAGGCCGTGTGTCAAATGCGCCAGAGTAAGCTGCCCGACCCCCGCGTAACCGGCAACGCCGGGAGCTTCTTCAAAAACCCGCTGATCAGTAAAGAACAAGCGCAACGCCTGCTGAGCGAATACCCTGGTATACCGCATTATCCACAGGCCAATGACCAAGAGAAGTTGGCGGCGGGCTGGCTCATTGATCAGTGCGCCCTAAAAGGGCAACAGATTGGCGGCGCTGCGGTGCACAGCAAGCAGGCATTGGTTCTGGTGAACCAGAACAACGCCTCCAGCCAGGATGTCGTAGCGCTGGCGCGCCATGTGCGCAACACCGTGGCTGAAAAGTTTGCCGTATGGCTGGAGCCAGAAGTCCGCTTTATCGCTGCATCAGGTGAAGTGGATGCACTGGAGATACTGTCATGA
- the hemG gene encoding menaquinone-dependent protoporphyrinogen IX dehydrogenase, whose amino-acid sequence MKALILYSSRDGQTRAIASYIATRLQGVLDCTVVDLLQAERIDLAQYQRVLIGASVRYGHFHPVLARFAKRHAAQLNGMPSAFFAVNLTARKSEKRSPETNAYTQKFLHASPWQPTRCAVFAGALRYPRYHWFDRIMIQLIMRMTGGETDTRKEVEYTDWQQVDRFADEFRDLPYEK is encoded by the coding sequence ATGAAGGCACTGATTCTCTATTCAAGCCGCGATGGACAAACGCGGGCTATTGCTTCCTATATTGCAACGCGTTTGCAGGGTGTGCTCGATTGCACCGTGGTCGATCTGCTGCAGGCTGAGCGTATCGATCTGGCGCAATACCAACGGGTGTTGATTGGCGCCTCTGTGCGCTATGGCCATTTTCATCCGGTGCTGGCACGTTTTGCCAAGCGGCACGCTGCGCAGCTCAACGGGATGCCTTCGGCTTTTTTCGCCGTCAACCTGACGGCCCGGAAATCGGAGAAGCGCTCACCCGAGACCAACGCCTACACGCAAAAGTTTTTGCACGCTTCCCCCTGGCAGCCAACGCGGTGTGCCGTGTTTGCCGGCGCGCTGCGTTATCCGCGCTACCACTGGTTCGATCGCATCATGATTCAACTGATTATGCGCATGACCGGTGGTGAAACCGACACCCGTAAAGAAGTGGAATATACGGATTGGCAGCAGGTTGATCGTTTTGCCGATGAATTTCGCGATTTACCGTACGAAAAATGA
- the trkH gene encoding Trk system potassium transporter TrkH — protein sequence MHFRAITRIVGLLVILFSGTMFIPGLVALIYRDGAGRAFSQTFFVALVIGLALWWPNRKQKHELKSREGFLIVVLFWTVLGSVGALPFLFAERPNLSFTDAFFESFSGLTTTGATTLVGLDSLPKAILFYRQMLQWLGGMGIIVLAVAILPILGVGGMQLYRAEMPGPLKDNKMRPRIAETAKTLWLIYVLLTAACAFSLWGAGMSVFDAIGHSFSTIAIGGFSTHDASIGYYASPTINTIIAVFLLISGCNYGLHFALLSGRNLKVYWRDPEFRMFIFVQLTLVVVCTLILWWHDVYRSGMETINQAFFQVVSMATTAGFTTDSISKWPLFLPMLLLCSAFIGGCAGSTGGGLKVIRILLLYLQGSRELKRLVHPNAVYTIKLGNRALPERILEAVWGFFSAYALVFIVSMLAIIATGVDDFSAFAAVTATLNNLGPGLGVVADNFTSMPPAAKWILVLTMLFGRLEVFTLLVLFTPTFWRD from the coding sequence ATGCATTTTCGCGCCATAACCCGTATCGTTGGTCTGCTGGTCATCCTGTTTTCCGGGACCATGTTTATTCCTGGCCTGGTGGCGCTGATTTATCGTGATGGCGCCGGGCGGGCATTCAGCCAAACCTTCTTTGTGGCGCTGGTGATTGGGCTGGCGCTCTGGTGGCCCAACCGTAAGCAGAAACATGAGCTGAAATCCCGCGAGGGGTTTCTGATCGTCGTCCTGTTCTGGACGGTGCTGGGCAGCGTAGGGGCGTTGCCCTTTCTGTTTGCCGAGCGGCCAAACCTGTCTTTCACCGATGCCTTCTTTGAATCTTTCTCTGGCCTGACGACCACCGGGGCGACAACGCTGGTGGGGTTGGACTCGCTGCCCAAGGCAATTCTGTTTTATCGGCAGATGTTGCAGTGGTTGGGGGGCATGGGGATCATCGTGTTGGCGGTGGCCATTCTGCCCATCCTCGGCGTTGGGGGGATGCAGCTTTACCGCGCTGAAATGCCCGGCCCGCTGAAAGATAATAAAATGCGGCCACGCATTGCCGAAACCGCCAAAACCCTGTGGTTGATTTATGTTTTGCTCACGGCGGCCTGCGCATTTTCACTCTGGGGCGCGGGGATGTCGGTGTTCGACGCCATCGGCCACAGCTTCTCTACCATCGCCATCGGCGGCTTTTCCACCCACGATGCCAGCATCGGCTATTACGCCAGCCCAACCATCAATACGATTATTGCCGTTTTCCTACTGATTTCCGGCTGTAACTATGGCCTGCACTTCGCGCTGTTGAGCGGGCGCAACCTGAAGGTTTACTGGCGCGATCCAGAGTTCCGCATGTTTATTTTTGTGCAACTGACGCTGGTTGTGGTGTGCACATTAATTCTTTGGTGGCATGACGTTTATCGCAGCGGGATGGAAACCATCAACCAGGCGTTTTTCCAGGTGGTCTCCATGGCAACCACCGCCGGCTTCACCACCGACAGCATCTCCAAGTGGCCGCTGTTCCTGCCGATGCTGCTGCTTTGTTCGGCCTTTATCGGCGGCTGTGCCGGTTCAACCGGCGGCGGCTTGAAGGTGATCCGTATCCTGCTGCTGTACTTGCAAGGCTCGCGCGAACTCAAAAGGCTGGTGCACCCGAATGCGGTCTACACGATAAAGCTGGGGAACCGGGCGTTGCCGGAGCGCATACTGGAGGCGGTATGGGGCTTCTTCTCTGCTTATGCATTAGTGTTCATCGTCAGCATGTTGGCGATTATCGCCACCGGCGTGGATGATTTCTCGGCCTTTGCCGCCGTTACCGCGACGCTAAATAACCTGGGGCCGGGGTTAGGGGTTGTGGCGGACAACTTCACCTCTATGCCGCCTGCGGCAAAATGGATCCTGGTGTTGACGATGTTGTTCGGCCGTTTGGAAGTATTCACGTTGCTCGTGCTCTTTACGCCAACGTTCTGGCGTGACTGA
- a CDS encoding IMPACT family protein, producing the protein MQAYPIPAAPVSVSEEIKKSRFITLMAPTCGVEAAKTFIQHVRHEHPAARHHCWAFVAGAPNDSQQLGFSDDGEPSGTAGKPILAQLMGSGIGEITAVVVRYYGGTKLGTGGLVRAYGNGVQQALKQLQLIEKVPQREYRLNCDYAQLALIENALQHMQGRIVHGEYGAEVMLQLALPASGVEAFERKLRDLSRGNLQLTPISQ; encoded by the coding sequence ATGCAAGCGTACCCGATCCCTGCCGCGCCCGTTAGCGTCAGCGAAGAAATCAAAAAAAGCCGCTTTATTACCCTGATGGCGCCCACCTGTGGGGTTGAGGCGGCCAAAACGTTTATCCAGCACGTGCGGCATGAGCATCCGGCTGCGCGTCACCATTGCTGGGCCTTTGTCGCCGGCGCGCCCAATGATTCTCAACAGTTGGGCTTCTCCGATGATGGCGAACCTTCCGGCACGGCCGGCAAACCGATTCTGGCGCAGTTGATGGGCAGCGGCATTGGCGAGATTACCGCGGTGGTGGTGCGCTATTACGGCGGCACCAAGCTGGGCACCGGTGGGCTGGTGCGCGCCTATGGCAATGGGGTGCAGCAGGCGTTAAAGCAACTGCAACTGATTGAAAAAGTGCCCCAGCGCGAATACCGGCTGAATTGCGACTATGCACAGTTGGCGCTGATCGAAAATGCGTTGCAGCACATGCAAGGGCGGATAGTACATGGGGAATACGGTGCAGAAGTGATGCTGCAACTGGCATTGCCGGCAAGTGGCGTTGAGGCGTTTGAGCGGAAATTACGTGATCTGAGTCGCGGTAATTTGCAATTAACCCCTATTTCGCAATAA
- the pepQ gene encoding Xaa-Pro dipeptidase codes for MGTLASLYNDHLAALQQRAQEILQRNELDALLIHSGELQPVFLDDHHYPFKVNPHFKAWVPVTTVPNCWLWVDGVNKPKLWFYSPVDYWHSVDPLPNSFWTSAVELLPLANAGDIAGQLPPQRGRVGYIGCAPQRARDLGIAAANINPQPVLNYLDYHRSVKTDYELACMREAQKTAVIGHRAAHEAFLSGMSEFDINLAYLTATGHRDTDVPYDNIVALNEHAAVLHYTRLDNQPPAEPLSFLIDAGAEYNGYAADLTRTYSGQSGNAFALLLKDLNDEQLALIETIKAGVRYTDYHVQMHQRIAKLLKKHQLVSGISEEAMVEQGITCPFLPHGLGHPLGLQVHDVAGFMQDENGTSLAAPAKYPFLRCTRVLQPGMVMTIEPGLYFIESLLAPWRSGEFSKHFAWDRIDALKPYGGIRIEDNIVIHEKRVENMTRDLHLA; via the coding sequence ATGGGAACGTTGGCTTCTTTGTATAACGATCACCTGGCGGCACTGCAGCAGCGCGCGCAAGAAATATTACAGCGCAATGAGCTTGATGCATTGCTGATCCACTCTGGGGAACTGCAGCCGGTATTCCTGGATGACCATCACTACCCGTTCAAGGTTAACCCACACTTTAAAGCCTGGGTGCCGGTGACCACCGTACCGAACTGCTGGCTGTGGGTAGACGGGGTTAACAAACCAAAGCTGTGGTTCTATTCGCCGGTGGATTATTGGCACAGCGTTGATCCGTTGCCGAATAGCTTCTGGACCAGCGCGGTGGAACTGCTGCCGTTGGCCAACGCCGGCGACATCGCCGGGCAATTGCCGCCGCAGCGCGGCCGCGTCGGCTACATTGGCTGCGCACCGCAGCGGGCGCGCGATTTGGGCATTGCTGCCGCGAACATCAACCCGCAGCCGGTGTTGAATTACCTGGATTATCACCGTTCGGTGAAAACCGATTATGAGTTGGCCTGCATGCGTGAAGCGCAAAAAACGGCGGTGATCGGCCATCGCGCCGCCCATGAAGCGTTTCTTTCCGGCATGAGCGAGTTCGATATTAATCTGGCTTATCTCACCGCCACCGGGCATCGTGATACCGATGTCCCTTATGACAACATCGTGGCATTGAATGAGCATGCGGCGGTGCTGCACTATACCCGGCTGGATAATCAACCGCCGGCCGAACCGCTGAGCTTTCTGATCGATGCCGGTGCGGAATACAACGGCTACGCGGCTGATTTAACGCGCACGTATTCAGGGCAAAGCGGCAACGCCTTTGCCCTGTTGCTCAAAGATCTCAACGATGAACAGTTGGCGCTGATCGAAACTATCAAAGCCGGAGTGCGCTATACCGATTACCATGTGCAGATGCACCAGCGCATTGCCAAGCTGTTGAAGAAACACCAACTGGTCAGCGGCATCAGCGAGGAGGCCATGGTGGAGCAGGGGATCACTTGCCCGTTCCTGCCGCATGGGCTGGGGCACCCGCTGGGCCTGCAGGTGCATGACGTTGCGGGTTTTATGCAGGATGAAAATGGCACATCGCTGGCTGCGCCGGCCAAATACCCGTTCTTGCGCTGCACCCGGGTGCTGCAGCCAGGAATGGTGATGACGATCGAGCCCGGCCTGTATTTTATCGAGTCGCTATTGGCGCCGTGGCGTAGCGGCGAATTTAGCAAGCATTTCGCCTGGGATCGGATTGATGCGCTGAAGCCGTATGGCGGTATCCGCATCGAAGATAACATCGTTATCCATGAAAAACGGGTGGAAAACATGACGCGCGATCTGCACCTGGCCTGA
- the fadB gene encoding fatty acid oxidation complex subunit alpha FadB has translation MLYQGENLQLIQLDHGIVELVFDAPGPINKLDTRTVASLGTALDVLEKLPGLQGLLLRSNKAAFIVGADINEFIPLFAAPAEKLQQWLAFANAIFNRLEDLPVPTLSAINGYALGGGCECVLATDFRIATPDARIGLPETRLGIIPGFGGTVRLPRLLGNDSALEIIAAGKDLGAQEALKVGLIDAIVALEKLRHAALQMLQQAMDGRLDWRASRQPKLEPLKLTAIEAAMSFTTAKGMVLQTAGRHYPAPMAAIKTIESAARLGRDAALKLETASFVPLARTNETRALVGIFLNEQFVKSRAKKLAQRSTAPKQAAVLGAGIMGGGIAYQSARKGVPVIMKDISDKPLALGMTEAAKLLNKQWERGRLDGMKMAQVLATIQPTLNYAGIERAQVIVEAVVENPQIKAAVLAEVEGLIGEETVLASNTSTIPINQLAKALKRPQNFCGMHFFNPVHRMPLVEIIRGEHTSDRTLASIVAYAIQMGKTPIIVNDCPGFFVNRVLFPYFAGFNLLLRDGVDFRRIDQVMEKQFGWPMGPAYLLDVVGIDTAHHAQAVMAAGFPQRMAKDGRDAIDVLFDNQRFGQKNGLGFYRYGQDSNGKPRKTPDEQTDTLLAAIRRPGQEIGDDEIIARMMIPMVNEVVHCLEENIIASPAEADMALVYGLGFPPFRGGALRYLDTIGTANYVERAQRYAHLGPLYQVPAGLRAKAAENQSYYPQPTPQPDIATGQPA, from the coding sequence ATGCTCTACCAAGGCGAAAACTTACAACTGATCCAGCTTGATCATGGCATTGTCGAGCTGGTATTCGATGCCCCAGGCCCAATTAATAAACTGGATACCCGTACCGTCGCCAGCCTGGGCACTGCGCTTGACGTGCTGGAAAAACTGCCCGGCCTTCAGGGGCTGCTGCTGCGCTCCAACAAGGCGGCATTTATTGTCGGCGCCGATATTAATGAATTCATTCCTTTATTCGCCGCGCCGGCCGAAAAGCTGCAACAGTGGCTGGCGTTTGCCAATGCCATTTTTAATCGCCTGGAAGATCTGCCCGTCCCCACGCTCTCCGCCATTAACGGCTATGCGCTGGGCGGCGGGTGCGAATGCGTACTGGCGACCGATTTCCGTATCGCCACGCCGGATGCCCGCATCGGCCTGCCGGAAACCCGGCTGGGCATCATCCCTGGCTTTGGCGGTACGGTACGCCTGCCGCGCCTGTTGGGCAATGACAGCGCGCTGGAGATCATCGCCGCCGGCAAGGATCTTGGTGCCCAGGAGGCGCTGAAAGTCGGCCTGATCGATGCGATCGTGGCACTGGAAAAGCTGCGGCACGCCGCGCTGCAAATGCTGCAGCAGGCGATGGATGGCCGGCTCGATTGGCGCGCCAGCCGCCAACCCAAACTGGAGCCGTTGAAACTGACGGCGATTGAAGCCGCGATGAGCTTCACCACCGCCAAGGGCATGGTGTTGCAAACGGCCGGCAGACACTACCCGGCGCCGATGGCCGCGATAAAAACCATTGAAAGCGCCGCCCGGCTGGGGCGGGATGCGGCACTGAAGCTGGAAACCGCCAGCTTTGTACCGCTGGCCCGCACCAATGAAACGCGCGCGCTGGTCGGGATCTTCCTCAACGAACAGTTTGTTAAAAGCCGGGCGAAAAAGCTGGCGCAGAGAAGCACTGCGCCTAAGCAGGCTGCGGTTCTTGGCGCGGGCATCATGGGGGGCGGCATTGCCTATCAATCTGCACGCAAGGGCGTGCCGGTCATCATGAAAGACATCAGCGATAAACCGCTGGCGCTGGGCATGACGGAAGCCGCCAAACTGCTGAATAAACAGTGGGAACGCGGCCGGCTGGACGGCATGAAAATGGCGCAGGTGCTCGCCACTATCCAGCCCACGCTCAATTACGCCGGCATTGAGCGGGCGCAGGTGATCGTCGAAGCCGTGGTTGAAAACCCGCAGATTAAAGCCGCGGTGTTAGCCGAGGTGGAAGGCCTGATCGGGGAAGAAACCGTGCTGGCATCCAACACCTCAACCATCCCCATCAACCAGTTAGCCAAAGCGCTGAAACGCCCGCAGAACTTCTGCGGCATGCACTTTTTCAACCCGGTGCATCGCATGCCGTTAGTGGAAATCATCCGCGGCGAGCATACCAGCGATCGCACCCTGGCCAGCATCGTGGCCTATGCCATCCAGATGGGGAAAACCCCGATTATCGTTAACGATTGCCCCGGTTTCTTCGTCAACCGGGTGCTGTTCCCCTACTTTGCCGGCTTCAACCTGTTATTGCGCGACGGCGTAGATTTCCGCCGCATCGACCAGGTGATGGAAAAGCAGTTTGGCTGGCCGATGGGCCCTGCCTACCTGCTGGACGTGGTCGGCATTGATACCGCCCACCATGCCCAGGCCGTTATGGCCGCCGGCTTCCCGCAGCGGATGGCGAAAGACGGCCGCGATGCGATTGACGTGCTGTTTGACAACCAGCGCTTCGGCCAAAAAAACGGGCTGGGTTTTTACCGCTACGGCCAAGATAGCAACGGCAAACCGCGCAAAACCCCTGATGAACAGACAGATACCCTGCTGGCAGCCATCCGCCGGCCGGGGCAGGAGATCGGCGATGACGAAATTATCGCCCGGATGATGATCCCAATGGTCAACGAAGTGGTGCACTGCCTGGAGGAGAACATCATCGCCAGCCCGGCAGAAGCCGACATGGCGCTGGTATACGGCCTCGGCTTCCCGCCGTTCCGCGGCGGCGCGCTGCGCTATCTGGATACGATCGGTACGGCAAATTACGTCGAGCGGGCGCAACGCTATGCCCATCTGGGCCCTTTGTATCAGGTTCCGGCCGGGCTGCGCGCCAAAGCGGCGGAGAACCAAAGCTACTACCCGCAGCCCACACCCCAACCCGATATCGCCACGGGCCAACCGGCATGA
- the fadA gene encoding acetyl-CoA C-acyltransferase FadA, whose amino-acid sequence MENVVIVDAVRTPMGRSKGGAFRQVRAEDLSAHLMRSVLSRNPALQSADIDDIYWGCVQQTLEQGFNIGRNAALLAEIPHSVPATTVNRLCGSSMQALHDAARMIMVGDAQVCLIGGVEHMGHVPMNHGVDFHPGLGRSVAKAAAMMGLTAEMLAKMHNISRQMQDEFAARSHQRAAAATQAGHFKTEIVPTTGHDADGVLTRYDYDEVIRPETTVQSLAALRPAFDPANGTVTAGSASALSDGAAAMLLMSETRAKALGLKARARIRAMAVVGCDPSIMGYGPVPASKLALQRASLALQDIDLFELNEAFAAQALPCIRDLGLLEQLDDKVNLNGGAIALGHPLGCSGARISTTLLHLMERRDAQFGLATMCIGLGQGIATVFERL is encoded by the coding sequence ATGGAAAACGTTGTTATTGTTGATGCCGTCCGCACGCCGATGGGCCGTTCCAAAGGGGGCGCCTTCCGCCAGGTGCGCGCCGAGGATCTCTCGGCCCACCTGATGCGCAGCGTACTGAGCCGCAACCCGGCGCTGCAATCCGCCGACATCGATGACATTTATTGGGGCTGCGTGCAGCAAACGCTGGAACAAGGCTTCAACATCGGCCGCAACGCGGCGCTGTTGGCCGAAATCCCCCATAGCGTGCCGGCAACCACGGTTAACCGGCTGTGCGGCTCGTCCATGCAGGCGCTGCACGACGCGGCCCGCATGATTATGGTCGGCGACGCGCAGGTCTGCCTGATCGGCGGGGTGGAACACATGGGCCACGTACCGATGAACCACGGGGTGGATTTTCATCCGGGCCTGGGCCGTTCAGTGGCCAAGGCCGCCGCCATGATGGGGCTGACGGCTGAAATGCTGGCCAAAATGCACAATATCAGCCGCCAGATGCAAGACGAGTTCGCCGCCCGCTCACACCAGCGGGCCGCTGCCGCAACGCAGGCCGGCCACTTTAAAACCGAGATCGTCCCCACCACCGGCCACGACGCCGACGGCGTGCTGACGCGCTATGACTATGATGAAGTGATCCGCCCGGAAACCACGGTACAAAGCCTGGCCGCACTGCGCCCGGCGTTCGATCCGGCCAATGGCACCGTCACCGCGGGCAGTGCATCGGCACTGTCCGACGGGGCCGCCGCCATGTTATTGATGAGCGAAACGCGCGCCAAGGCGCTGGGGCTGAAAGCCCGCGCCCGCATCCGCGCGATGGCGGTTGTCGGCTGCGATCCCTCCATCATGGGGTACGGCCCGGTGCCCGCCAGCAAACTGGCGTTGCAGCGCGCCAGCCTGGCACTGCAGGATATCGATCTGTTTGAATTGAATGAGGCTTTTGCCGCCCAGGCGCTGCCTTGTATCCGGGATTTGGGCTTATTGGAACAGTTGGACGACAAGGTCAACCTGAACGGCGGCGCCATCGCGCTCGGCCACCCGTTGGGCTGCTCCGGCGCACGCATTTCAACCACGTTGTTACATCTGATGGAACGCCGTGACGCGCAGTTTGGCCTGGCGACCATGTGCATCGGATTGGGCCAAGGGATCGCCACGGTGTTTGAACGGTTGTAA
- the fre gene encoding NAD(P)H-flavin reductase, whose protein sequence is MTILSCKVTSVEAITDTVYRVRLVPEAPFSFKAGQYLMVVMDERDKRPFSLASTPMQQDHIELHIGASELNLYAMAVMDRILKERTITVDIPHGEAWLREEGSRPLVLIAGGTGFSYARSILLTALEQQPDRDISIYWGGRELKHLYDLSELETLSLQYPNLKVIPVVEQPEDDWRGRSGTVLSAVLQDFGSLAEHDIYIAGRFEMAKIARERFCAERGAQEARMFGDAFSFI, encoded by the coding sequence ATGACAATATTGAGCTGTAAAGTGACCTCCGTGGAGGCCATTACCGATACCGTTTACCGGGTGCGTTTGGTGCCAGAAGCGCCGTTCAGTTTCAAGGCGGGGCAATATTTGATGGTGGTGATGGATGAGCGGGATAAACGCCCGTTCTCTCTGGCCTCTACTCCGATGCAGCAGGACCATATCGAGTTGCATATCGGCGCTTCGGAACTGAATCTGTATGCGATGGCCGTGATGGATCGCATCCTGAAAGAACGGACGATCACCGTGGACATTCCGCACGGCGAAGCCTGGCTGCGTGAAGAGGGCAGCCGCCCTCTGGTGTTGATTGCCGGCGGCACCGGCTTTTCTTACGCCCGCTCTATCCTGCTGACGGCGCTGGAGCAGCAGCCCGACCGCGACATTTCCATTTACTGGGGCGGCCGTGAGTTGAAACACCTGTACGATCTCAGTGAGCTGGAAACGCTCTCGTTGCAGTACCCCAACCTGAAAGTGATCCCGGTGGTTGAACAACCGGAGGATGACTGGCGCGGGCGCAGCGGGACGGTATTGAGCGCGGTGCTGCAGGACTTTGGCTCATTGGCGGAGCATGATATCTATATCGCCGGCCGTTTCGAAATGGCGAAAATCGCCCGTGAGCGCTTCTGCGCCGAGCGCGGCGCGCAGGAAGCCCGCATGTTCGGCGATGCATTTTCGTTTATCTAA
- the ubiD gene encoding 4-hydroxy-3-polyprenylbenzoate decarboxylase → MISMKYRDLRDFLSLLEKRGELKRISQPIDPYLEMTEIADRTLRAGGPALLFENPQGYTMPVLCNLFGTAKRVAMGMGQEDVGALRDVGKLLAFLKEPEPPKGFRDLFDKMPKFKQVLNMPTKVLGAAPCQEQVWQGDDVDLSRIPVMHCWPEDAAPLITWGLTVTRGPHKERQNLGIYRQQVLGRNKVIMRWLSHRGGALDYQEWCQAHPGERFPVAVALGADPATILGAVTPVPDNLSEYAFAGLLRGNKTEVVKCLSCDLEVPASAEIVLEGYIEPGEVAPEGPYGDHTGYYNEIDHFPVFTITHITQRRDAIYHSTYTGRPPDEPAVMGVALNEVFVPILQKQFPEIVDFYLPPEGCSYRLAVVTIKKQYPGHAKRVMMGVWSFLRQFMYTKFVIVCDDDVNARDWNDVIWAITTRMDPARDTVMVENTPIDYLDFASPVSGLGSKMGLDATNKWPGETQREWGRPIEMDEKVRARVDEIWDELAIFSGREPTL, encoded by the coding sequence ATGATCAGCATGAAATACCGTGACTTACGCGATTTCCTCTCGTTGCTGGAGAAGAGAGGGGAGCTTAAACGCATTAGCCAGCCGATTGATCCCTATCTTGAAATGACCGAGATTGCCGATCGCACGTTGCGTGCGGGCGGCCCCGCATTGCTGTTCGAAAATCCGCAAGGGTATACGATGCCGGTGCTGTGCAACCTGTTTGGCACAGCAAAGCGCGTTGCGATGGGGATGGGGCAGGAAGATGTCGGCGCGTTGCGCGACGTTGGCAAGCTGTTGGCTTTCCTGAAGGAGCCGGAGCCGCCGAAGGGCTTTCGCGATCTGTTCGATAAAATGCCGAAGTTCAAGCAAGTGCTGAACATGCCGACCAAAGTGCTGGGCGCCGCCCCTTGCCAGGAGCAGGTGTGGCAAGGCGATGATGTTGATCTCAGCCGTATTCCCGTGATGCACTGTTGGCCGGAAGATGCCGCGCCGCTGATCACCTGGGGGCTAACCGTCACCCGGGGGCCGCACAAAGAGCGCCAAAACCTGGGGATTTATCGCCAGCAGGTGCTGGGCCGCAATAAAGTCATTATGCGTTGGCTGTCGCACCGCGGCGGCGCGCTGGATTATCAGGAATGGTGCCAGGCCCACCCCGGTGAGCGTTTCCCGGTCGCGGTCGCGCTGGGGGCCGATCCTGCCACCATCCTCGGGGCCGTGACGCCGGTGCCTGATAACCTTTCCGAGTATGCCTTTGCCGGGCTGCTGCGCGGCAATAAAACGGAAGTGGTGAAATGCCTGTCCTGCGATCTGGAGGTGCCGGCCAGCGCCGAGATCGTACTCGAAGGCTATATCGAGCCTGGCGAAGTGGCGCCGGAAGGCCCCTATGGCGATCACACTGGCTATTACAACGAGATCGACCATTTCCCGGTGTTTACCATCACCCACATTACCCAACGGCGCGATGCGATATACCACTCCACCTATACCGGCCGGCCGCCGGATGAGCCGGCGGTGATGGGCGTGGCGCTGAATGAAGTGTTTGTGCCGATTCTGCAAAAGCAGTTCCCGGAAATCGTTGATTTTTACCTGCCGCCTGAAGGCTGTTCCTACCGTCTGGCGGTGGTAACCATCAAAAAGCAGTACCCTGGCCATGCCAAACGCGTGATGATGGGCGTTTGGTCTTTCCTGCGCCAGTTTATGTACACCAAATTTGTTATTGTCTGTGATGACGACGTAAATGCCCGCGACTGGAATGATGTAATTTGGGCGATCACCACACGAATGGATCCAGCAAGGGATACCGTTATGGTGGAGAATACGCCAATTGACTATCTGGACTTCGCTTCGCCGGTGTCCGGGCTGGGATCGAAAATGGGCCTGGACGCCACCAATAAATGGCCGGGGGAAACCCAGCGCGAGTGGGGCCGCCCGATCGAAATGGATGAAAAGGTGCGCGCGCGCGTCGACGAAATCTGGGATGAGCTCGCAATCTTCAGTGGCAGGGAGCCGACGCTGTAG